In one window of uncultured Sphaerochaeta sp. DNA:
- a CDS encoding aminotransferase class I/II-fold pyridoxal phosphate-dependent enzyme, with protein MDSMFDQITDRRSSLSVKWNKEVIASICGNPEAEPFWVADMDFPVAPEVSRQARMLAEHAIYGYPYAPEQKTAFLVWAKQWHQMDLSQNQVVPSQGVLNSIAILLDLLSKEKDEIIVPFPSYQPFVTMVNNLGRTLSPWPLSFDEHLHQFFPDWNAFEELCNTAKILIFCSPHNPSGLVFSEAELTKLCTIAKKHGVTIISDEIHADLRYDSFVSLLEVGKRTECESIVCMAPSKTFNMAGEHYSITLFNNPSLKKAYEKKLQQLFLSGNSTFAMTLATAAYQSGESWLRELLSYLQGNITYIDETLQKYVPEIVCIKPKASFITLLDCAALLPLVEKDRDAHPELYDSKKSPGGGLLSRFFGQRANVAFNDGTWFGGEEYRRFVRINFGTQRVRLEQAMERIIRAVEVLRKTYGS; from the coding sequence ATGGATTCAATGTTTGACCAAATCACAGACCGTCGTTCCTCCTTGTCTGTCAAGTGGAACAAGGAAGTCATCGCATCGATATGTGGAAACCCTGAAGCAGAACCTTTTTGGGTTGCTGATATGGACTTTCCTGTAGCTCCGGAAGTATCCAGGCAGGCACGGATGCTTGCTGAACATGCAATCTACGGGTATCCCTACGCACCAGAGCAGAAGACAGCCTTTCTTGTATGGGCGAAGCAATGGCATCAGATGGATCTGTCGCAAAACCAAGTGGTACCCAGCCAAGGGGTCCTGAACAGTATTGCCATTCTTCTGGATCTCCTCAGTAAAGAGAAGGATGAGATCATTGTACCTTTCCCTTCTTACCAACCGTTTGTGACCATGGTAAACAACCTAGGAAGGACCTTGAGTCCTTGGCCGCTTTCTTTCGATGAACACCTCCATCAATTCTTTCCTGATTGGAATGCATTTGAGGAACTCTGCAACACGGCAAAGATTCTTATCTTCTGCAGCCCCCATAACCCCTCGGGTCTCGTATTCAGCGAAGCTGAGCTTACCAAACTGTGCACCATCGCAAAGAAACATGGTGTGACTATTATCAGTGATGAGATTCACGCAGATCTTCGCTATGATTCTTTCGTAAGTCTTCTGGAAGTAGGTAAAAGAACTGAGTGTGAAAGCATTGTATGCATGGCTCCCTCCAAAACATTCAATATGGCTGGAGAACACTACTCAATTACCCTGTTCAATAATCCAAGCCTCAAGAAAGCGTATGAGAAGAAGCTGCAGCAACTTTTTCTTTCAGGCAATTCAACATTCGCCATGACACTGGCTACAGCTGCCTACCAGAGTGGAGAGTCATGGTTACGTGAGTTACTCTCCTACTTGCAAGGCAACATTACCTATATCGATGAGACATTACAGAAATATGTCCCGGAGATTGTATGTATCAAGCCAAAAGCCTCATTCATTACCCTGCTAGACTGCGCTGCCTTGCTCCCTCTGGTCGAGAAGGACAGGGATGCACACCCAGAGCTCTATGACAGTAAGAAAAGCCCGGGAGGAGGCTTGCTGTCCAGATTCTTCGGCCAGCGTGCAAATGTTGCTTTTAATGATGGTACGTGGTTTGGAGGAGAGGAGTACCGAAGGTTTGTGAGGATCAACTTTGGAACACAGAGGGTCCGTCTTGAGCAGGCAATGGAGAGAATCATCAGAGCGGTGGAAGTACTGAGAAAAACCTACGGGAGTTGA